One Watersipora subatra chromosome 4, tzWatSuba1.1, whole genome shotgun sequence genomic window carries:
- the LOC137393134 gene encoding Golgi SNAP receptor complex member 2-like, with amino-acid sequence MDALGKQTKVLLQEITNGLSFAERATAEEYGSVERSLNKQISTVFDNCERLDYLIKKEPPNRREDAKLHVDKMKYDCKHLQNALQAIQHRRHEREQEERQREQLMSTSFRPNSADTSIMIDQALQHHSSLHNSNAAMNELIGSGESILENLKEQRGVLTSAHKKVLELMNTLGLSNTVMRLIERRSSQDRIILFGGMVLTSILFLVILYYFAL; translated from the exons ATGGATGCTCTTGGAAAGCAAACCAAAGTCTTATTGCAGGAAATAACTAATGGGTTATCATTCGCTGAAAGAGCCACCGCGGAGGAGTATGGTTCTGTGGAACGAAGCCTCAACAAACAGATATCTACCGTGTTTGACAATTGTGAGCGGCTTGATTATCTGATAAAAAAAGAACCGCCAAATCGAAGGGAGGATGCAAAACTTCATGTTGATAAAATGAAATATGATTGCAAGCATCTGCAGAATGCGCTACAAGCAATTCAACACAGAAG GCATGAAAGAGAGCAAGAGGAGCGACAGCGTGAGCAGCTGATGAGTACATCATTTCGTCCTAATAGCGCTGATACATCTATCATGATAGACCAAGCCTTGCAACATCACAGCAGTCTTCACAATTCCAATGCAGCAATGAATGAGTTAATAGGTTCAGGGGAAAGTATTCTCGAAAATTTAAAGGAGCAGCGAGGTGTATTGACATCAGCTCACAAGAAGGTGCTAGAGCTCATGAACACCCTCGGACTTAGCAACACTGTTATGCGCCTCATTGAGAGAAGATCCTCTCAAGATAGAATCATACTGTTTGGTGGAATGGTTCTAACTTCTATTTTATTTCTAGTCATTCTATATTATTTTGCTTTATAG